Proteins from a genomic interval of Lycium ferocissimum isolate CSIRO_LF1 chromosome 2, AGI_CSIRO_Lferr_CH_V1, whole genome shotgun sequence:
- the LOC132042551 gene encoding F-box/kelch-repeat protein At3g23880-like: MAKGKGKRKGKGNSKKTKTRPLNPTSNCIFPREIISNILSRLPVKTLLQFRSVCKPWRNLISKPNFIDTHFYHSSSLQHIGSPILIHTQHVKSSDHVLSLYNPLESSVVELDNPFPFFFQEMAVVGSCNGIVCLCKPPWGDVITLWNPAMRQSRNVQLSKKKPLMGIYSGVSIGLAYDSQENDFLILSLLGYRKVIKVPDEVEMCSTKSFSWKKLKNEVGFRALGFNCNVIIKGVPYWSAMVEDEYGLREVLVYFDVGRKVFEKLPMPGITMETKAHLVDLEDSLGMLIWAKTDKYNVDVWVMDDENGWSKKCNVGLVVGFDRIIGCLRNGDIVAENENGVLLLFDPVTGFVKTKLCIDNAKSGSSVIFNYLESLVMIRGMMPVKKQTARDKLARENLLKVGINLKVISTDDSRQLDLAV; this comes from the exons ATGGCTAAAGgcaaaggaaaaaggaaagggaaaggGAATTCCAAGAAAACAAAGACCAGACCTTTAAACCCAACATCCAACTGCATTTTCCCAAGAGAAATCATCTCTAACATCCTTTCTCGTCTCCCTGTAAAGACCCTTTTACAATTCAGGTCCGTTTGCAAACCATGGCGAAACCTCATTTCCAAACCCAACTTCATAGACACCCATTTCTACCATTCCTCTTCTTTGCAGCACATTGGTTCACCCATTCTCATACATACCCAACATGTCAAGTCCTCTGATCATGTACTTTCACTATACAACCCGCTTGAATCATCAGTTGTGGAGCTAGATAAcccctttccttttttctttcaagaAATGGCTGTTGTGGGTTCATGCAATGGCATTGTTTGCCTTTGTAAGCCACCTTGGGGTGATGTGATCACTCTTTGGAATCCAGCTATGAGGCAGTCTAGGAATGTTCAGCTTTCCAAGAAGAAACCCCTCATGGGAATCTACTCTGGTGTATCCATAGGGTTGGCTTACGATTCGCAAGAGAatgatttcttgattttgagtCTTTTGGGTTACAGAAAAGTAATTAAGGTTCCTGATGAGGTGGAAATGTGTTCTACAAAGAGTTTTAGTTGGAAGAAGCTGAAAAATGAGGTGGGGTTTCGAGCTCTTGGGTTTAATTGCAATGTGATCATTAAAGGGGTACCTTATTGGAGTGCTATGGTAGAGGATGAGTATGGTTTACGTGAGGTGTTGGTGTATTTTGATGTTGGTAGGAAAGTATTTGAGAAGTTACCTATGCCGGGAATAACAATGGAGACTAAGGCACATCTTGTGGATTTGGAGGATTCTCTTGGTATGTTAATATGGGCGAAAACAGACAAATATAATGTTGATGTTTGGGTAATGGATGATGAAAATGGTTGGAGTAAGAAATGCAATGTCGGACTGGTGGTCGGGTTTGACAGAATTATTGGTTGTTTGAGGAATGGTGACATTGTAGCTGAGAATGAAAATGGTGTGTTGTTACTCTTTGATCCAGTGACTGGTTTTGTTAAGACAAAATTGTGCATCGATAATGCTAAGAGTGGTTCATCCGTGATTTTCAACTATTTAGAGAGCCTAGTTATGATCAGAGGAATGATGCCAGTTAAGAAGCAAACTGCTAGAGATAAATTAGCACGTGAAAACCTCCTAAA GGTTGGCATAAATTTGAAGGTCATTTCCACTGACGACTCTCGGCAGCTTGACTTGGCTGTCTAG
- the LOC132047694 gene encoding GDSL esterase/lipase At4g10955-like, giving the protein MRTYWSFRKNSMERNHSLQHHPKAFHVFGPRHISSPRWRELISSSWKDESYKRIVMACFVQSVYLLELDRKEHRSTGTGLAPQWWTPFKYKLVEPLVDERDGSIFAAVLEWDQATLADFIPIRPTGAPKVVLAIRGTLLKNSTIRRDIEDDLRYLAWESLKGSFRFDRVLCALRSIINLQGSKNVSITGHSLGAGFAIEVYKALAEEGTYVEAHLFNPPSVSLAMSLRILSGKAGFVWKRFKSMLPSNSENQSKTERASRPHLSEKEKTLYLKDTDKLCC; this is encoded by the exons ATGAGAACATATTGGTCCTTCAGAAAGAACTCCATGGAGAGAAACCATTCTTTGCAGCACCATCCCAAGGCCTTCCATGTATTCGGACCTCGCCACATTTCTTCTCCTAGATGGAGAGAA CTCATCAGCTCCAGTTG GAAGGATGAAAGCTACAAAAGAATAGTGATGGCCTGCTTTGTACAATCAGTATACTTGCTCGAACTTGACAGAAAAGAACATAGGAGCACAGGAACTGGCCTTGCGCCACAGTGGTGGACACCCTTTAAGTACAAACTAGTTGAACCCCTTGTAGATGAAAGAGATGGCTCTATATTTGCTGCAGTTTTGGAGTGGGATCAAGCGACCCTGGCTGATTTTATACCAATAAGACCAACTGGTGCACCAAAAGTTGTATTAGCCATCAGAGGAACACTCTTGAAGAACTCCACAATAAGGAGAGATATCGAGGATGATCTCCGTTACTTAGCGTGGGAAAGTCTCAAGGGATCCTTCAGATTTGACAGGGTCTTATGTGCGCTAAGATCAATCATTAACCTGCAAGGGAGCAAAAATGTGTCGATCACAGGGCACTCGTTAGGAGCTGGTTTTGCTATCGAGGTATACAAGGCATTAGCTGAAGAAGGAACCTATGTAGAAGCACATCTTTTCAATCCACCATCTGTTTCATTGGCCATGAGTTTGAGAATCTTGAGTGGAAAAGCTGGATTTGTGTGGAAAAGGTTCAAATCAATGCTTCCTTCTAACTCTGAGAATCAAAGCAAGA CAGAACGAGCTAGCAGACCTCATCTTTCTGAAAAGGAGAAAACTCTCTATCTTAAAGACACAGACAAACTTTGCTGTTAA